The Streptomyces sp. NBC_00569 genomic sequence GACTTCATCCCAGCTCCCGGAGCTCTCCGGCAAGGTCGCCCTCGTCACCGGCGGAAGCCGCGGCATCGGCCACGGCATCGCCGAGGCATTCGTCGCGCGCGGCGACCGCGTGTGCATCACCGGCCGTGGCGAGGACGCGCTCAAGGAGGCCGTCGAGGCCCTCGGCTCCGACCGCGTCATCTACGTGGCCGGCAAGGCCCACGACGAGGCGCACCAGGCCGCCGCCGTCGAGCGCACCATGGAGGCGTTCGGCCGCGTCGACTACCTGGTCAACAACGCCGGTACGAACCCGGTGTTCGGCCCGATGGCCGAGCTCGACCTGAGCGTGGCCCGCAAGGTCTACGAGACCAACGTGGTCTCCGCGCTCGGTTTCGCCCAGCAGACGTGGAAGGCGTGGCAGGGCGAGAACGGCGGGGCGATCGTCAACATCGCCTCCGTCGCGGGTCTCGCCCCGTCCCCGTTCATCGGCGCGTACGGCATGAGCAAGGCGGCGATGATCAACCTGACCGTCCAG encodes the following:
- a CDS encoding SDR family oxidoreductase; its protein translation is MTSSQLPELSGKVALVTGGSRGIGHGIAEAFVARGDRVCITGRGEDALKEAVEALGSDRVIYVAGKAHDEAHQAAAVERTMEAFGRVDYLVNNAGTNPVFGPMAELDLSVARKVYETNVVSALGFAQQTWKAWQGENGGAIVNIASVAGLAPSPFIGAYGMSKAAMINLTVQLAHEFAPKVRVNAIAPAVVKTKFATALYEGREAEAAAAYPLARLGVPEDIGGAAAFLTSQQSDWITGQTLVVDGGIFLNAGVS